ACCGCGCTTGGTTATGACCGGTTATCACCTGTCGATCCCCGTTTTGGCCGGGCTGATTATTTTGTCCTTTATGACCAGGAAAGCGATACCTGGGAATCAGTTCCTAATACGCAAAATCTCCAAGCCGCGCATGGAGCTGGCATTCAAGCCGGGCAATCGCTGGCTAAAACCGGGGCGAAAATACTCATAACCGGTCATGTCGGACCCAAGGCTTTTAAAGTGCTGCAGGCAGAGCAAATTGCCATGTATTCTTTCGGCGACAACGCCAGTACCGTCGAAGAGGCTCTTGCAGCTTTCAATGACGGCAAACTATCTGCTATTGATGTTCCCGGCGCAATAGGACATGGCAGGTAATATGTTGCAAAAGGCGCTGCCACAATATGCATCTT
This Veillonellaceae bacterium DNA region includes the following protein-coding sequences:
- a CDS encoding dinitrogenase iron-molybdenum cofactor biosynthesis protein; amino-acid sequence: TALGYDRLSPVDPRFGRADYFVLYDQESDTWESVPNTQNLQAAHGAGIQAGQSLAKTGAKILITGHVGPKAFKVLQAEQIAMYSFGDNASTVEEALAAFNDGKLSAIDVPGAIGHGR